A single window of Vibrio alfacsensis DNA harbors:
- a CDS encoding DUF3624 domain-containing protein, translating into MSCRSCQEHWFWKKIGRCQRCMDQLTVLSVLCWIVWWFVFQDDPHSIESIALIFAGFAFNGLLFLHLWMRFVILPWQRRQKKMNKQEGRKPTYRSNDK; encoded by the coding sequence ATGTCTTGTCGTAGCTGCCAAGAACATTGGTTTTGGAAAAAGATTGGTCGTTGTCAACGGTGTATGGATCAACTAACCGTACTTTCCGTCCTATGCTGGATCGTATGGTGGTTTGTATTTCAAGATGATCCACATAGCATTGAGTCGATCGCTCTGATCTTTGCAGGTTTTGCTTTCAATGGCTTGCTGTTCTTACATCTATGGATGCGTTTTGTCATCCTGCCGTGGCAACGTCGTCAAAAAAAGATGAACAAACAAGAGGGGCGTAAACCTACATATCGCTCAAATGACAAGTAG
- a CDS encoding glutathione peroxidase, with the protein MFASKEGQAVPQVTFPTRKGDAWVNVTTDELFKDKTVIVFSLPGAFTPTCSSSHLPRYNELFSVFQDHGVDEILCVSVNDTFVMNAWKADQEAENITFIPDGNGDFTDGMGMLIEKNDLGFGKRSWRYSMLVKNGVVEKMFIEPNEPGDPFKVSDADTMLNYIAPGHKEQESITVFTKPGCPFCMKAKQNLIDKGLNYEEVVLGKDATTVSLRAISGRSTVPQVFIGGKHIGGSEELEAYLG; encoded by the coding sequence ATGTTTGCATCAAAAGAAGGTCAAGCAGTTCCACAAGTCACTTTCCCAACACGTAAAGGTGACGCATGGGTAAACGTAACAACGGACGAACTATTCAAAGATAAAACCGTTATCGTATTCAGCTTGCCGGGTGCATTTACTCCGACGTGTTCATCAAGCCATCTACCTCGCTACAATGAATTGTTCTCTGTATTCCAAGATCACGGCGTTGATGAAATTCTATGTGTATCTGTCAACGACACATTCGTGATGAATGCATGGAAAGCCGATCAAGAAGCAGAAAACATCACATTTATCCCAGATGGTAATGGTGATTTTACCGATGGTATGGGCATGCTGATTGAGAAAAACGACTTAGGCTTTGGCAAACGCTCATGGCGTTACAGTATGCTTGTGAAAAATGGCGTGGTAGAAAAAATGTTTATTGAGCCAAACGAGCCAGGCGACCCGTTCAAAGTCTCTGATGCCGACACTATGTTGAATTACATTGCACCGGGACACAAAGAGCAAGAGTCTATCACTGTATTCACTAAGCCAGGCTGTCCTTTCTGTATGAAAGCGAAACAAAACCTAATCGACAAAGGTTTAAATTACGAAGAAGTCGTACTAGGTAAAGATGCAACAACAGTCAGCTTACGAGCTATCTCTGGCCGTTCGACAGTGCCTCAAGTATTTATCGGAGGTAAACATATCGGCGGTAGCGAAGAGCTAGAAGCGTACTTAGGATAA
- the oxyR gene encoding DNA-binding transcriptional regulator OxyR, giving the protein MNIRDFEYLVALAEHKHFRKAAEACFVSQPTLSGQIRKLEDELGTALLERSSRRVLFTDSGLQLVDQAKCILSEVKTFKDMASGQSGTMNGPMHIGFIPTVGPYLLPKIVPQLKDEFPDLELFLHEAQTHQLVRQLEEGKLDCLVLASVPETEPFKEIEVYNEPLSVAVPCDHEWATLDHIDMLELNGKTVLSLGDGHCLRDQALGFCFAAGAKDDERFRATSLETLRNMVAAGAGITLLPQLSVPHEKQKDGVCYLPAVNPVPSRRIVLAYRPGSPLRARFEALAAKIKTILDEQQTSVAA; this is encoded by the coding sequence ATGAATATTCGAGATTTTGAATACTTGGTAGCGCTTGCGGAGCACAAGCATTTTCGAAAGGCAGCGGAAGCCTGTTTTGTTAGTCAACCAACTTTAAGTGGGCAAATTCGTAAGCTTGAAGATGAGTTAGGAACGGCACTTTTAGAACGAAGTAGCCGACGCGTTCTATTCACTGATTCAGGTCTTCAGTTGGTGGATCAGGCCAAATGTATCTTAAGCGAAGTAAAAACCTTTAAAGATATGGCAAGCGGTCAAAGTGGTACTATGAATGGCCCAATGCACATTGGCTTTATTCCTACCGTCGGCCCTTATTTATTGCCTAAAATTGTGCCTCAATTAAAAGATGAGTTTCCTGATTTGGAGCTTTTTCTACATGAAGCTCAAACGCATCAATTGGTACGTCAGTTGGAAGAGGGAAAGTTAGACTGCCTTGTTTTAGCGTCAGTACCTGAGACTGAGCCATTTAAGGAAATCGAGGTCTATAACGAACCGCTTAGTGTCGCGGTTCCATGCGATCATGAATGGGCGACGTTAGACCATATCGATATGTTAGAGCTGAATGGCAAAACGGTGTTGTCTCTGGGAGATGGTCATTGTTTGCGTGATCAGGCATTAGGCTTCTGCTTTGCTGCTGGCGCAAAAGATGATGAACGCTTTAGAGCGACGAGTTTAGAAACATTACGCAATATGGTTGCAGCAGGTGCCGGTATCACGCTTTTGCCACAGTTATCTGTTCCTCACGAGAAGCAAAAAGATGGTGTGTGTTATTTACCTGCAGTGAACCCAGTACCATCAAGACGTATTGTTTTAGCCTATCGCCCGGGGTCGCCATTGCGAGCGCGTTTTGAAGCTTTAGCAGCTAAGATAAAGACCATTCTTGATGAACAGCAGACATCTGTTGCTGCATAG
- a CDS encoding penicillin-binding protein 1A: MKFIKRLLFLTLFCIILGVITIFGFYQYVKPELPDVATLKNVELQTPMQVFSQDNKLIAQFGEKRRIPVTYDEIPQDLIHALIATEDSRFYEHPGIDPIGITRAAIVVALSGSAKQGASTITQQLARNFFLSNEKKIMRKVKEIFIAIHIEQLLTKQEIMELYVNKIFLGYRSYGFGAAAQVYFGKSLNELTLSEIATLAGMPKAPSTMNPIYSLERATNRRNVVLMRMLDEKYITQEQYDQARSEPIVARYHSAEIELSAPYVAELARSWAVKEYGEEQAYTSGLNIYMTVDSKLQDAANAAAINNLLAYDERHGYRGAEKVLWKKGEAAWDVEQIENHLKKQPTYGELSPAVVTKVDEKSAQVWVKNNDEQTIAWTGMNWARKFLTDERQGPAPKSAKQILEPGQQVWVREITTTDKDGHTTHSWNLSQVPNANTAFIAMNPENGAVLSLVGGFNFVHSKFNRATMSVRQVGSSIKPFIYSAALNKGLTLASLVNDAPINKWDAGSGSAWRPKNSPPTYIGPTRLRIGLAQSKNVMAVRTLREVGLDETRQFLTRFGFDINEVPRSETIALGAGSLTPMEVAQGYSVFANGGYYVEPYYIDHVQSAFGEVLFKANPKTICQHNCPQMTTAEEDKFAAEFGEQDVPLETVDVDTASNDEEPRYAPQVISQQNAFLMREMMYSNIWGGGSWRDGTGWNGTGWRAQKLDRRDIGGKTGTTNDSKDTWYNGYGPGIVAISWVGFDDHSRTLGRTTVNSNLGKGQISGAESGAKTAEPAWIDFMHAALEGVPQRSKEVPDDIVRVRIDRNSGLLTHKVDGSSMFEFFEKGTEPTEYVGNNLEDSIYSTGGGSTEELF; this comes from the coding sequence GTGAAGTTCATAAAGCGTTTATTATTTTTAACATTGTTTTGCATAATTCTTGGAGTCATCACGATTTTCGGCTTCTATCAATACGTAAAGCCTGAATTACCAGACGTTGCAACACTAAAAAATGTTGAATTACAAACACCTATGCAGGTTTTCAGCCAAGACAATAAGTTAATTGCTCAATTCGGTGAGAAGCGTCGAATTCCTGTTACCTACGATGAGATCCCACAGGATTTGATTCATGCCCTAATCGCAACAGAAGATAGCCGTTTCTATGAGCACCCTGGTATTGACCCTATTGGCATCACTCGTGCTGCGATTGTCGTTGCGCTATCGGGCTCAGCTAAACAAGGTGCGAGTACCATCACCCAGCAACTTGCGCGTAACTTCTTCCTATCTAACGAAAAGAAGATCATGCGAAAGGTTAAAGAGATCTTTATCGCTATTCATATTGAGCAACTTCTGACTAAGCAAGAGATCATGGAGCTGTACGTAAATAAGATCTTCCTCGGTTACCGTTCATACGGTTTCGGCGCGGCAGCACAAGTCTACTTTGGTAAGAGTTTAAACGAGTTAACTCTGAGCGAGATTGCAACGCTTGCGGGTATGCCAAAAGCCCCTTCAACAATGAACCCTATCTACTCACTAGAACGCGCAACCAACCGCCGCAATGTCGTTCTGATGCGTATGCTTGATGAAAAATACATCACCCAAGAACAATACGACCAAGCTCGTTCAGAACCGATTGTCGCTCGCTACCACAGTGCTGAAATTGAACTTTCAGCACCGTATGTTGCGGAACTCGCTCGTTCATGGGCAGTAAAAGAGTACGGTGAGGAGCAGGCTTACACTTCTGGCCTGAACATTTACATGACTGTCGACTCTAAACTTCAAGATGCCGCAAACGCGGCGGCAATCAATAACCTACTCGCTTACGATGAACGTCACGGCTACCGTGGTGCAGAGAAAGTGCTATGGAAAAAAGGTGAAGCAGCTTGGGATGTCGAACAGATTGAAAATCACCTTAAAAAGCAACCGACTTACGGTGAACTTTCTCCTGCAGTAGTCACAAAGGTCGACGAAAAAAGTGCTCAAGTATGGGTGAAGAACAACGATGAGCAAACTATCGCATGGACAGGCATGAACTGGGCTCGAAAGTTCTTAACCGATGAACGTCAGGGACCTGCGCCTAAATCGGCCAAACAAATTCTTGAACCAGGCCAACAAGTCTGGGTACGTGAAATCACGACAACCGATAAAGACGGCCACACCACTCATAGCTGGAACTTAAGCCAAGTACCGAATGCAAACACCGCCTTTATCGCAATGAATCCAGAAAATGGTGCGGTACTCTCTCTTGTTGGTGGCTTCAACTTTGTTCACAGTAAGTTTAACCGTGCGACGATGTCTGTGCGTCAGGTTGGGTCAAGTATTAAGCCTTTCATTTACTCAGCAGCATTAAATAAAGGCCTAACGTTGGCATCACTTGTCAACGACGCCCCAATAAACAAATGGGATGCGGGTTCTGGCTCTGCATGGCGTCCAAAAAACTCTCCACCAACTTACATTGGTCCAACTCGCCTTCGCATTGGCTTGGCACAATCGAAAAACGTAATGGCTGTGCGTACGTTGCGTGAAGTAGGCCTAGATGAAACTCGTCAGTTCTTAACTCGTTTCGGGTTTGATATTAATGAGGTTCCTCGCTCAGAAACTATCGCATTAGGTGCAGGTAGCTTAACCCCAATGGAAGTGGCGCAAGGTTACTCTGTCTTTGCGAATGGCGGTTACTATGTTGAACCTTACTACATTGACCACGTTCAGAGCGCGTTTGGTGAAGTGTTGTTTAAAGCAAATCCAAAAACCATTTGTCAGCATAATTGTCCACAAATGACGACAGCTGAAGAAGACAAGTTTGCAGCAGAATTTGGTGAGCAAGATGTTCCTTTAGAAACCGTAGATGTAGACACAGCTTCCAACGATGAAGAGCCACGCTACGCTCCACAAGTCATTTCACAGCAGAATGCTTTCTTAATGCGTGAAATGATGTACAGCAATATCTGGGGTGGTGGTAGCTGGCGTGATGGTACTGGTTGGAATGGTACCGGCTGGCGAGCTCAAAAACTGGATCGTCGAGATATCGGCGGCAAGACGGGGACAACTAACGACTCTAAAGATACTTGGTACAACGGGTATGGACCTGGCATTGTGGCCATCTCATGGGTAGGTTTCGATGACCACTCTCGCACACTAGGCCGCACAACCGTAAACAGTAACTTAGGGAAAGGCCAAATCTCAGGTGCGGAATCTGGTGCAAAAACTGCGGAGCCCGCATGGATTGACTTTATGCATGCCGCATTAGAGGGCGTTCCTCAGCGCAGCAAAGAAGTACCTGATGATATTGTTCGCGTTCGTATCGATCGTAATAGTGGCCTTCTCACTCACAAAGTAGATGGTTCTTCGATGTTTGAGTTCTTCGAAAAAGGGACAGAGCCAACGGAGTATGTTGGAAATAACCTCGAAGACAGCATTTATTCGACTGGTGGTGGCAGCACTGAAGAGCTGTTCTAA
- a CDS encoding PilN domain-containing protein, with translation MLYRINLLPWREYQRKAHRHRFVSLAVFGVMIAAIIQWGGNQYLQAQQAEQQKRLDYLSNHITLFDQRIEAMKIAEQEHRQVLQRLNVVDQLQRGRSKTTAFMNLIPSVIPEGVYVDKIKINHYYVELSGIADSTSHLATMLDNMERSAKLYEVDMHSIVHGKSRFGRSFQQFNVSFRLREAQGAGSLHHG, from the coding sequence ATGTTGTATCGCATTAATTTGTTGCCATGGCGCGAGTATCAACGTAAGGCGCATCGTCACCGTTTTGTTAGCCTCGCTGTTTTTGGAGTAATGATTGCGGCGATCATTCAGTGGGGAGGAAATCAGTATTTACAGGCTCAACAAGCTGAGCAGCAAAAGCGTCTAGATTATCTCTCCAATCACATTACGCTTTTTGATCAGCGGATTGAAGCGATGAAAATTGCGGAGCAAGAGCATCGCCAAGTTCTGCAGCGATTAAATGTTGTTGACCAATTACAGCGAGGACGAAGCAAAACGACGGCGTTTATGAATCTTATCCCCTCGGTGATTCCTGAGGGGGTTTATGTCGACAAGATTAAAATCAATCACTATTACGTTGAGCTTTCTGGGATTGCAGATAGCACATCCCATCTGGCGACGATGCTCGATAATATGGAGCGTTCAGCAAAGCTTTATGAAGTGGATATGCATTCTATTGTTCATGGAAAATCACGCTTTGGGAGGTCATTCCAACAATTTAATGTCTCTTTTCGATTACGGGAAGCGCAAGGGGCAGGAAGTCTACATCATGGTTAA
- a CDS encoding type 4a pilus biogenesis protein PilO produces the protein MVNWQDLDVDEMLEWPIQAQTVAILIFIFALQIVGYWFYLKPENQRLNDLVQKEQSLRTEFQIKANRAAALPQLQSQVDELTSRYDQLLQQLPAEKELATMLASINQLGIDSNLKFTRMDWGQKQVEHFFYRLPLELELTGDFHDIGRFTQAMAELPRIIVFQDAIWQRVSQESESLHFRIKANTYQLKSEDNKNEK, from the coding sequence ATGGTTAATTGGCAAGACTTGGATGTGGATGAGATGCTTGAATGGCCAATACAGGCTCAGACCGTCGCAATATTGATCTTTATTTTTGCGCTTCAGATCGTTGGCTATTGGTTTTATTTGAAACCCGAGAATCAGCGGCTTAACGATCTTGTTCAAAAGGAGCAATCCCTGCGAACAGAATTTCAAATCAAAGCGAATAGGGCTGCAGCCTTACCTCAGTTGCAATCACAAGTCGATGAGTTGACCTCGCGATATGATCAGCTGTTACAGCAACTACCCGCAGAAAAAGAGCTAGCTACCATGTTGGCATCAATCAATCAGCTTGGTATCGACAGCAATCTTAAGTTCACTCGAATGGATTGGGGGCAAAAGCAGGTTGAGCACTTTTTTTATCGATTGCCTCTTGAACTCGAGTTAACCGGGGATTTTCATGATATTGGCCGTTTTACTCAAGCGATGGCGGAGTTACCCCGAATTATTGTTTTTCAGGATGCAATTTGGCAGCGAGTGAGTCAAGAAAGTGAGTCATTGCACTTTCGTATTAAAGCGAATACCTACCAACTCAAGTCTGAAGACAATAAAAATGAAAAATAA
- a CDS encoding pilus assembly protein PilP — protein MKMKNNVVVLVSVLLLGCQANDESLIDFIRDVESQARDDVIKLKPATAYQVLPYKASVRRTPFALPKEVHSVIQPMATLDCWQPTSRASSEQLERFPLERLRLKGVIGMGAQMSGLIQVPSGTVYRVQTGEYIGQNNGLVASISSDHLLINETLPDGLGCWKKRKVTLALK, from the coding sequence ATAAAAATGAAAAATAACGTAGTGGTGTTAGTCAGCGTGCTATTGCTCGGTTGTCAAGCTAACGATGAATCGTTAATTGACTTCATTCGTGATGTTGAAAGTCAGGCTCGCGATGACGTTATTAAACTTAAGCCTGCCACAGCGTATCAAGTCTTACCCTATAAAGCATCAGTGCGCCGTACGCCTTTCGCACTGCCTAAAGAGGTGCACTCGGTGATACAACCAATGGCAACGCTAGACTGTTGGCAACCGACATCAAGAGCATCGTCGGAGCAATTGGAGCGTTTCCCATTAGAAAGATTGCGTCTAAAAGGTGTGATTGGGATGGGAGCACAAATGTCAGGGCTTATTCAAGTGCCGAGCGGTACGGTATATCGAGTTCAGACTGGGGAATATATTGGTCAAAACAATGGTTTAGTCGCGTCTATCTCGAGTGATCATTTGTTAATAAATGAAACCTTACCGGATGGATTGGGGTGCTGGAAAAAGCGCAAGGTGACATTAGCGTTGAAGTAA